Proteins co-encoded in one Stutzerimonas stutzeri genomic window:
- a CDS encoding host specificity factor TipJ family phage tail protein, which yields MIRIYSSKLGGEVVEQHQANGCTLDAWLSANVRSYKRMDSPPISAHLNGDLMAVEDWSRVVIGESDTLDIYPEPKNDTFNLLFNPAMHSKIGIMQFFMPETPKQRDNKKGADLDTVSARGNQVKTNSVIREVAGRCKIYPDYLLPLRRYFAAPKEQWAEMLLCVGKGKFSIPSSRVLVGDTPLISLGSDASFTVYQPGADLSAEPAAVWWHSAPEVGSSSTGTAGLELKATYAVSPSPTASTYLFSGNTVTIPSGAGAFPDGWAAGMIVRIVAPESYTVIDGGASHDILSGKLAWLAPFPGMVLEMAGSLEGTFVVNSFTPGTSGSDDQMTLNYTNGSPATGFPAGSASLSLGYAGLRYRLTAASASAISVERITDTGGTDPIAWPGFNAFSSTAATIGLDGSTQEGDWCGPFAASPSGEIATQLEWDVMFPNGLIHIGSKGQYIARSVTVELQYRDIETAGVWQSVQKTYSQKTLDQIGFTERVTLSTPIRAEVRMRRIGAASTDVNITDEVQWYGLRANLPIKKQYEGVTTIAIRIRGGNRLSSKSEQLISVEATRVLPVRTGGGAWDVETPTRDIVPWVAHVARSIGYSDDDLDMAELDRLGAIWASRGDYFDYAAGSSMTVKQILNDAMQAGFATLTIDRGRIRPVRDEPRITFEQSYTPQNVKEPLVRQFSARKPDDFDGVDVEYLDGITWQKETIQCRLPGDAGVRVEKMKLEGVTGKTQAWRIGMRRRMEQKYRRWGYRFSTELDALNSRYLSYVPLQDDVPGYGQSALMLSYDSGIIESSEPFYWSAGGSHVVGIRRPDGTLSGPYAATRIDDYRLSISGLDFVPDTSWSIEPPHLLFGPVNRWSYPALITSISPSGTDGASVQAVNYDSRVYTYDDQTP from the coding sequence ATGATCCGGATCTACTCGAGCAAGCTGGGCGGCGAAGTCGTTGAGCAGCATCAGGCCAACGGTTGCACGCTCGACGCCTGGCTGTCTGCAAACGTTCGCAGCTACAAGCGCATGGACTCGCCACCGATCAGCGCGCACCTAAACGGTGATCTGATGGCGGTCGAGGACTGGTCGCGCGTCGTGATTGGCGAAAGCGACACGCTCGACATCTATCCGGAGCCGAAGAACGACACCTTCAATCTGCTGTTCAACCCGGCGATGCATTCGAAGATCGGCATCATGCAGTTCTTCATGCCGGAGACGCCGAAACAGCGCGACAACAAAAAGGGCGCCGATCTGGACACCGTGTCGGCACGCGGTAACCAGGTTAAAACAAACTCCGTGATTCGTGAGGTGGCGGGGCGCTGCAAGATCTACCCAGACTACTTGCTGCCGCTCCGTCGCTATTTCGCTGCGCCAAAAGAGCAATGGGCGGAGATGCTCCTTTGCGTAGGTAAGGGAAAGTTTTCGATCCCATCCAGCCGCGTCCTGGTCGGCGATACACCCCTTATTTCGCTGGGCTCTGACGCTTCGTTCACTGTCTATCAGCCGGGAGCGGACTTGTCTGCGGAGCCGGCTGCGGTATGGTGGCATTCTGCGCCAGAGGTTGGATCGAGCAGCACAGGAACCGCAGGCCTTGAACTGAAGGCAACCTATGCGGTGAGCCCGTCGCCGACTGCCAGCACCTACTTGTTCAGCGGAAACACGGTCACCATCCCATCAGGAGCGGGAGCGTTCCCGGATGGCTGGGCCGCAGGCATGATTGTTCGGATAGTTGCGCCTGAGTCTTATACCGTCATTGACGGAGGGGCATCGCATGACATCTTGAGCGGAAAGCTTGCATGGCTCGCTCCGTTCCCTGGAATGGTGCTTGAAATGGCCGGGTCGCTCGAGGGGACCTTCGTGGTGAACTCGTTCACGCCTGGCACGAGCGGCTCTGATGATCAGATGACGCTTAACTATACGAACGGATCGCCTGCGACTGGCTTTCCAGCTGGAAGCGCTTCTCTGAGCTTGGGCTATGCCGGCCTGCGTTACCGTCTTACAGCGGCCAGTGCTTCAGCAATTTCGGTTGAGCGCATCACTGATACTGGCGGAACAGATCCGATTGCCTGGCCGGGCTTCAATGCTTTCTCATCCACCGCTGCAACGATCGGCCTTGACGGATCGACCCAAGAGGGCGATTGGTGTGGTCCGTTTGCTGCAAGCCCCTCTGGAGAAATAGCCACGCAGCTCGAGTGGGACGTCATGTTCCCCAACGGGCTCATTCATATAGGAAGCAAGGGGCAGTACATCGCCAGATCGGTGACTGTTGAATTGCAATATCGCGACATCGAGACGGCCGGCGTTTGGCAGTCGGTTCAGAAGACGTACAGCCAGAAAACGCTTGACCAGATCGGGTTTACCGAGCGCGTAACGCTCAGCACGCCAATTCGCGCCGAGGTGCGCATGCGGCGAATCGGCGCCGCGTCTACGGACGTCAACATCACCGACGAGGTCCAGTGGTACGGGCTTCGGGCAAACTTGCCGATCAAGAAGCAGTATGAAGGCGTGACGACCATTGCCATCCGCATCCGCGGCGGAAACCGTCTGTCGTCGAAGTCTGAGCAGCTGATATCCGTTGAGGCTACAAGAGTCCTTCCCGTCAGGACTGGCGGCGGTGCGTGGGACGTCGAGACGCCAACGCGTGACATCGTGCCTTGGGTGGCGCACGTTGCCCGCTCCATTGGCTATTCCGATGATGATCTGGACATGGCTGAACTCGATCGGCTAGGAGCGATATGGGCAAGCCGTGGCGATTACTTCGACTATGCGGCCGGGTCCAGCATGACCGTCAAGCAGATCCTGAACGACGCCATGCAGGCCGGGTTCGCCACGCTGACCATCGACCGGGGCCGAATCAGGCCGGTGCGCGACGAGCCGCGAATTACATTCGAGCAGTCCTACACCCCCCAGAACGTAAAGGAGCCGCTGGTTCGGCAGTTCAGTGCACGGAAGCCGGACGACTTTGATGGCGTTGACGTCGAATACCTCGATGGCATCACCTGGCAGAAGGAAACCATTCAATGCCGCCTGCCTGGTGACGCTGGAGTTCGCGTCGAGAAAATGAAACTCGAAGGCGTGACGGGCAAGACTCAGGCTTGGCGCATTGGGATGCGCCGCAGGATGGAGCAGAAGTACCGCCGCTGGGGCTATCGGTTCTCGACTGAACTGGACGCACTGAACAGCCGTTATCTCAGCTACGTACCGCTACAAGACGACGTGCCAGGCTACGGCCAGAGCGCGCTTATGCTGAGCTACGACAGCGGCATTATCGAGTCGTCCGAGCCGTTCTACTGGTCAGCTGGCGGCTCGCATGTGGTTGGCATTCGCCGGCCAGATGGGACGCTGTCGGGCCCATACGCCGCAACGCGCATCGATGACTATCGGCTGTCAATCAGCGGGCTGGACTTCGTCCCCGACACGTCTTGGAGCATCGAGCCGCCCCACCTGCTGTTCGGTCCGGTCAACCGCTGGAGCTATCCAGCGCTGATCACGTCAATCAGCCCTAGCGGAACCGATGGGGCGTCGGTGCAGGCAGTCAACTACGACTCGCGCGTCTACACCTACGACGACCAAACACCCTAA